The following DNA comes from Mucilaginibacter jinjuensis.
GCTACAACCTTCGCCCACTTAGATGCTACTACTGTATTATCACGTAAAATTGCCGAGTTAGGTATTTACCCTGCGGTGGATCCATTGGATTCTACATCACGTATCCTGAGCGCTGCTGTTTTGGGTGATGAGCACTACAATACTGCACAACGCGTAAAAGAAACCTTACAACGTTACAAAGAGCTGCAAGATATCATCGCCATCTTAGGTATGGATGAGCTTTCTGAAGAAGATAGATTAACTGTATCACGCGCTCGCCGTGTGCAACGTTTCTTATCTCAGCCATTCCACGTAGCAGAGCAGTTCACTGGTTTAAAAGGCGTTTTGGTTGATATTAAAGATACTATCAAAGGCTTTAACATGATTATGGACGGCGAAGTGGATGAGTATCCTGAAGCTGCATTTAACTTAGTAGGTAGCATCGAAGATGCTATTGAAAAAGGTAAAAAATTATTAGCAGAAGCAAATAACTAAAATTTGTTGTCGGTTGTCAGTTATCGGTTGTCTGCAAAGAGATTGGTACTGACAACAGACAACTGATAACCGACAACTGAATGATATTAGAAATCTTAACTCCCGATAAAAAAGTGTTTGAAGGCGAAGTAGCTTCGGTTACTGTACCCGGCACTATGGGATCATTTGAAATATTAAACGACCACGCTCCTATCATTTCTACTTTAGAAGATGGCAAATTAATCGTTCGCGGTAGCGCCAATGCCAAGCAAGAAGTTTACCTGATACACGGCGGTGTTGTTGAAGTTTTAAATAACAAAGTAATGGTGCTTGCCGAAGGCATTACCCACCGTTAAGCTGTTAAACTGATTAATAAAAAAGCCCTTCGAGTTTCGAAGGGCTTTTTTTATTAATCAAACTTTATCATTCAGAGCGATAGCGAAGAACTGACTGTAAGGAGTTCATTAATACAAATAGAAACAAACACCAATTAATAATCTTCTTCGATCTGCATAGCCGCTACGCTTGGAGCAGAAGATTCTTCACTGCGTTCAGAATGACAAATTTGTGATTAGGTGATGTCGGGTATTTTTCTAATTTCGATACATAAAATCATCCTATGCAATTTAAAGTCAATTTAGATACCATTATCC
Coding sequences within:
- the atpC gene encoding ATP synthase F1 subunit epsilon gives rise to the protein MILEILTPDKKVFEGEVASVTVPGTMGSFEILNDHAPIISTLEDGKLIVRGSANAKQEVYLIHGGVVEVLNNKVMVLAEGITHR